Below is a window of Mucilaginibacter ginkgonis DNA.
GCCAAGCAATTCAAAATAAAGTACTATTTGGTGGGTACCAATGTTACTTCTGAGGCAATAATGCCAAGAACGTGGTTGTACAACATTAAATATGATACCTTAAACATTAAGGCCATCTATAAGAAATTTGGCAGGGGTGTAAAAATTCCGTCTTTTCCGTTATTCAAATTTATCCCGTTTATTATCTATCGGTATATAACCGGAACCAGCAGGTTCAAAAAATTTGGTTTTCTTGCTCGTATAAAATCTATATCGTTATTAAACTACATTGATTATGATAAAGAACAAGCTGCAGACTTTTTAGTCAAGGAAATTAATTATACCAAATACGCGGGTAAGCATTACGAATCAAATTTCACAAAATTTTATCAAGCTTATATTTTACCTCAAAAGTTTGGTATAGATAAACGCAGGGCTTTTTATTCTTGCCTTATACTATCCGGGCAAATGACAAGAGAACAGGCTTTAGAAGATATCAAAAAGCCGTTATATAGCGATTATGAGCGCGAAGAAGAGATAGAGTATATTTGTAAAAAGTTTGGCATAACGAGAGAGGAGTTTGATAATATCATGAACGATAAGCCAAAATCTCATTACGACTACTTGTCATACGACGGCATTCATCATAAAATAATGAGTTTCTTAAGATGAAACTTCTGTTTGTAACAAACGATATAAGTTTTTATGGAGCCTCTCGCAGTTTAAAAACATTACTGAATGAACTAAGTTTATCAAATCCTGAAATCGGGATACACGTAGTTGTCCCCAAGAGGCTAAAGTCTCGAAACGATTTTACTAGTCTTTCTGCGTGGTTTGGGATACCAAAGGAACACATACATGAATTTGCATTGCCTTTCTATAATAATTATAAAGGTAACAGGCAGTCAGTATTCCACATTATTTTTAATTTCCGTTATCGAATCGAAAAAATCAGTTTCATTAGTTTTTTAAAAAAGCAACAATTTGATGCTATTCACTTAAATTCTTTAACGCTTGTTGATTTGGCTAGTAACGATTTTAATATAGTGTTACACGTTAGAGAAATACTTCAAAAATTAACGGATCACGCATGGCTTCAAAAACGAATTTCGAGCGTAAAAAAAATTATTTTTATTGATAAAGCCACAAAAAATGCCTTTGAATCATTTCAACTCCCATTGTCTACAGTTTTAAACAATCCGTTTTCAATGGTGGGAGTTGTCAATGCCCACCTTAATGAGCGTTATGCACCGTTGAAAGAAGCAGTTGGCGAAAGGCTGTGTATCGCGGCAATAGGCAAGTTGACTGAGGATAAGGGCGCCGAGTTTTTGATACAAACATTTGCAGACAGCGAATTACAGAACGTAGTGCTACTTTTTATTGGGGGTGGTGCCAAGGGGTATGTAGACGCGCTTAAGGCAAAGGCCCCTTCCAATGTTTTGTTTCTTGAAGAAAGCTCAGACAT
It encodes the following:
- a CDS encoding N-acetyl sugar amidotransferase codes for the protein MDTSDSEIVFDKDGVCNHVALYQEAIDKLLVPPHEREERLKELVTKIKADGRDQQYDCIIGLSGGIDSSYVAYLVKKLGLRPLAIHLDNGWNSELAVRNIERIVKKLDLDLYTYVINWQEFKELQLAFLKASVVDIEMLTDNAIGVIINKLAKQFKIKYYLVGTNVTSEAIMPRTWLYNIKYDTLNIKAIYKKFGRGVKIPSFPLFKFIPFIIYRYITGTSRFKKFGFLARIKSISLLNYIDYDKEQAADFLVKEINYTKYAGKHYESNFTKFYQAYILPQKFGIDKRRAFYSCLILSGQMTREQALEDIKKPLYSDYEREEEIEYICKKFGITREEFDNIMNDKPKSHYDYLSYDGIHHKIMSFLR
- a CDS encoding glycosyltransferase, with the translated sequence MKLLFVTNDISFYGASRSLKTLLNELSLSNPEIGIHVVVPKRLKSRNDFTSLSAWFGIPKEHIHEFALPFYNNYKGNRQSVFHIIFNFRYRIEKISFISFLKKQQFDAIHLNSLTLVDLASNDFNIVLHVREILQKLTDHAWLQKRISSVKKIIFIDKATKNAFESFQLPLSTVLNNPFSMVGVVNAHLNERYAPLKEAVGERLCIAAIGKLTEDKGAEFLIQTFADSELQNVVLLFIGGGAKGYVDALKAKAPSNVLFLEESSDINFIFLVADFVIRGEGYPCIGRTVYEALYSGLGVILPGSEEYYKNSMTDFNKFASGFHSYLPRDGQDLKKLLLKLCKQPDGNRELLSNTNEYVNTFLQFIS